A stretch of the Buchananella sp. 14KM1171 genome encodes the following:
- a CDS encoding Abi family protein produces the protein MDKQWLSYTEQLRLLTKRGLHIEDPAEAETFLSRVSYYRASGYFRFWQRDPANGDNQFIEGSRFSTIRDLYQAENTLALTCSELLRTVEIVARTRFAHHYSELVSPVGGFSEGKGFTQSVNPNSEPVQEHALRDLGRSKEGFIRHYRNPISPDQATVDPYHKMPIWVAVEAFSFGTLSRLVEASAESGVRDAMAASLNVPKSLLASQLRSFVYLRNRVAHASRIWNHSVLDKPGLIRKLEQKTKKAYGHYSDHSIYKILVALDEFARRASLHSTWLADHIEPLLRSNPLLEAGIKRPCNFGELSPTLLVPDQKYTP, from the coding sequence ATGGACAAGCAATGGCTAAGCTACACCGAGCAACTCAGACTTTTGACTAAAAGAGGCCTCCACATCGAAGACCCGGCAGAGGCAGAGACATTCCTATCTCGAGTAAGCTACTACAGAGCTTCCGGCTACTTCCGCTTTTGGCAGCGCGATCCCGCTAACGGTGACAATCAATTCATCGAAGGTTCACGCTTTTCAACCATCCGAGACCTATACCAAGCGGAGAACACCCTTGCCCTCACCTGCTCGGAACTGCTGCGCACAGTTGAGATAGTTGCAAGAACACGGTTTGCGCACCACTATTCCGAGCTCGTTTCACCCGTGGGCGGATTCTCGGAAGGCAAGGGATTTACACAGTCAGTCAACCCAAATTCCGAGCCTGTTCAAGAACACGCTCTTCGCGACCTAGGCAGGAGCAAGGAAGGATTCATTCGCCACTACAGAAATCCCATTTCGCCAGACCAGGCGACTGTCGACCCTTACCATAAGATGCCGATTTGGGTAGCAGTAGAGGCATTCTCATTCGGAACACTTTCTCGCTTAGTTGAAGCTTCAGCAGAATCGGGAGTTCGCGATGCCATGGCTGCCTCTCTAAACGTGCCCAAGTCCCTCTTGGCAAGCCAGCTTCGTTCATTCGTCTACCTGCGCAATCGAGTCGCACATGCGTCGCGAATTTGGAATCATTCCGTCCTAGACAAGCCCGGCTTGATTCGAAAGCTCGAACAGAAAACAAAAAAGGCGTACGGACACTACAGCGACCACTCAATCTACAAGATACTTGTAGCACTCGACGAGTTTGCACGTAGAGCCAGCCTGCACTCCACCTGGCTCGCAGACCACATTGAACCCCTTTTGCGTTCTAATCCATTGCTGGAAGCTGGAATAAAGCGCCCATGCAATTTTGGCGAGCTATCCCCCACCCTCCTGGTGCCAGATCAAAAATACACACCATGA
- a CDS encoding type I restriction-modification system subunit M has product MATTSAAQRQELHKTIWRIANDLRGSVDGWDFKSFVLGMLFYRFISENLSSYVDQRQRSAGAADYSYAQEQREIPAPMRKMIIDAKGFFIEPADLFENVRARARKPQELHRLNEELARIFNNIEASAIGASSESDLRGLFDDLDVNSPKLGDTVLKRNEKLAGLLDAIGALPLGDPASDESIDLFGDTYEYLMQMYASQAGKSGGEFFTPQEVSDLLARLAIGDKTRVESVYDPAAGSGSLLLRFAKALGRENVGMFEGQEINLTTYNLCRINMFLHNISFANFDIQLGDTLLDPKCDEKAQFECIVSNPPYSLKWIGKDDPVLIQDERYAPAGVLAPKSAADLAFTMHMLYHLHPKGTAAIVEFPGVLYRGGAERKIRQYLLENNYVEAIIQLPPDLFFGTTIATCIIVLKKSRDTTDVLFVDASKLFTREGNKNKLTEQHRQTILDAVSQRSEKPHFTARVSPEAIAANDYNFSVSAYVEKEDTREKVDIKELNARIAGIVERQSKLRAEIDAIVAELEAEQ; this is encoded by the coding sequence ATGGCTACTACGTCGGCAGCTCAGCGCCAGGAACTACACAAGACGATCTGGCGGATTGCCAACGATCTGCGCGGGAGCGTGGATGGTTGGGACTTCAAGTCCTTCGTGCTAGGGATGCTGTTCTACCGATTCATCTCTGAGAATCTGAGCTCCTACGTGGATCAGCGCCAGCGCAGCGCGGGAGCCGCTGACTACTCCTATGCACAGGAGCAGCGAGAGATCCCAGCCCCGATGCGCAAGATGATCATCGACGCCAAGGGGTTCTTCATCGAACCTGCTGACCTGTTTGAGAACGTCCGTGCGCGCGCCCGCAAGCCTCAAGAGCTTCACAGGCTCAACGAGGAACTGGCCCGGATCTTCAACAACATCGAGGCCTCCGCGATCGGGGCTTCGTCTGAAAGCGACCTACGCGGTCTCTTTGACGACCTCGACGTGAACTCCCCCAAGCTCGGCGACACCGTACTCAAGCGCAACGAGAAGCTGGCAGGCCTGTTGGACGCAATCGGCGCTCTCCCCCTGGGCGATCCAGCCAGCGACGAATCCATCGACTTGTTTGGCGACACCTACGAGTACCTGATGCAGATGTACGCCTCCCAGGCAGGTAAGTCCGGCGGCGAATTCTTCACCCCCCAGGAGGTCTCCGACCTACTGGCCAGGCTGGCGATCGGGGACAAGACTCGAGTGGAGTCCGTCTATGATCCAGCCGCTGGGTCCGGCAGCCTCCTACTTCGCTTCGCGAAGGCACTTGGCCGTGAGAACGTTGGAATGTTCGAGGGGCAGGAAATCAACCTGACCACGTACAACCTGTGCCGGATCAACATGTTCCTGCACAACATCTCGTTCGCCAACTTCGACATTCAACTCGGCGACACGCTTCTTGACCCCAAATGCGACGAAAAGGCCCAGTTCGAGTGCATCGTCTCCAACCCGCCGTACTCTCTGAAGTGGATCGGCAAGGACGATCCTGTCCTGATCCAGGATGAACGCTACGCCCCGGCGGGTGTTTTGGCACCAAAGAGTGCAGCCGACCTGGCGTTCACTATGCATATGCTCTACCACCTTCACCCGAAGGGAACCGCCGCAATCGTCGAGTTCCCAGGGGTGCTGTACCGAGGCGGCGCCGAGCGAAAGATCCGCCAATACCTACTGGAGAACAACTACGTCGAAGCCATCATCCAGCTTCCGCCCGACCTCTTCTTCGGCACCACGATCGCAACCTGCATCATCGTGTTGAAGAAGTCCCGTGATACCACTGACGTCCTGTTCGTGGACGCTTCCAAGCTGTTCACTCGCGAAGGCAACAAGAACAAGCTGACCGAACAGCATCGGCAGACGATCCTCGACGCAGTTAGCCAGCGTTCCGAGAAGCCGCACTTCACTGCACGTGTTTCACCGGAGGCAATCGCTGCCAACGACTACAACTTCTCGGTCTCCGCATACGTGGAGAAGGAGGACACGCGCGAGAAGGTGGACATCAAGGAGCTCAATGCTCGCATTGCGGGGATCGTAGAGCGGCAGTCGAAGCTGCGCGCCGAGATTGACGCAATCGTGGCAGAGCTGGAGGCAGAGCAGTGA
- a CDS encoding restriction endonuclease subunit S, producing the protein MNHIERLIEEMCPDGVPFKPLGQVALVKRGTSITKKDIRPGEVPVIAGGRTPAYFHAEANRVGPLITVAGSGAYAGFVSFWEQPIFVSDASSIETDPLSLLPRFAFHLLKWKQDLLHSLKAGGGVPHVYAKDIAKIVVPTPPLAVQREIVEILDKFSKLEAELEAELEARNTQLNAVRESLFTNLEDYTAAPLSTITVESYSGMTPRATEKRYYDGGTIPWLRSQDINFNIIQNATSFITEKALRETSLQMIPSNCLIVAISGASAGRSATNAFPTTTNQHCCCLKIDASKADLRYVYHWLASNYLVLKNMGRGARGDLNHSIIKSLPIKLPPIEVQQSCARMLDNLSNLVSSHVDGLPAEITARRQQYEYYRDRLLTFKELQ; encoded by the coding sequence GTGAACCACATTGAGCGCCTAATCGAGGAGATGTGCCCTGACGGAGTACCGTTCAAACCTCTCGGGCAGGTGGCCCTTGTAAAACGGGGGACTTCCATCACTAAGAAGGACATTCGCCCCGGAGAGGTTCCAGTCATCGCAGGCGGCCGCACCCCCGCCTACTTTCACGCCGAAGCGAATCGAGTTGGCCCACTGATCACCGTAGCCGGCTCTGGAGCGTATGCTGGCTTTGTGTCATTCTGGGAACAGCCCATTTTCGTTTCCGACGCATCCTCGATTGAAACAGACCCATTATCCCTGCTCCCGCGCTTCGCCTTCCACCTTCTCAAATGGAAACAGGATCTACTCCACTCCCTCAAAGCTGGCGGAGGCGTTCCCCACGTGTACGCTAAAGACATCGCAAAGATAGTAGTCCCGACCCCACCCCTAGCAGTGCAGCGCGAAATCGTTGAAATCCTTGACAAATTCAGTAAGCTAGAGGCAGAGCTAGAGGCAGAGCTAGAGGCACGGAATACGCAACTTAACGCCGTTCGAGAATCCCTATTCACGAACCTCGAAGACTACACCGCAGCCCCCTTATCTACCATCACGGTTGAAAGCTATTCTGGCATGACACCTCGGGCCACGGAAAAGAGGTACTACGACGGCGGAACCATTCCCTGGCTGCGTAGCCAGGATATCAATTTCAACATAATTCAAAACGCTACTTCATTCATAACCGAAAAGGCCCTGAGGGAAACGTCTTTGCAGATGATCCCCTCCAACTGCTTGATTGTTGCCATATCTGGCGCGTCAGCTGGCCGATCTGCAACCAACGCGTTTCCCACAACCACAAACCAGCACTGTTGCTGTCTGAAAATCGACGCCAGCAAGGCAGATCTCCGCTACGTCTACCACTGGCTAGCTTCCAACTACCTAGTACTCAAAAACATGGGGCGCGGGGCCCGTGGGGATTTAAACCACTCCATCATCAAGAGTCTTCCAATCAAGCTTCCTCCCATTGAGGTACAGCAGAGCTGCGCGCGAATGCTAGACAATCTTTCAAACCTGGTTTCGTCGCATGTCGATGGCCTCCCCGCCGAGATCACGGCGCGCCGCCAGCAGTACGAGTACTACCGCGATCGACTCTTGACCTTCAAGGAGCTGCAGTGA
- a CDS encoding type I restriction endonuclease subunit R, with translation MTSSPSLPNVPFTPIVVSNEHTVVDEYVAPVRPDLGFQSEGELEADLIKQLLQQGAYSRPNITNETQLVANLRAQLGALNDIEFTDAEWARFLAEVIANPTHGYLEKTRSIQEDHIKLLTRDDGTTKNVMLLDKQNIHRNRLQVINQMEVPLDSAGARTANRYDVTILVNGLPLVHIELKRRGGDLREAFNQINRYKRETFSAGLALYEYVQIFVISNGTLTKYYSNSTHWQHIDKQVEGGRKATSSNSWEFTSYWAAADNKPINDLRDFAATFLTSHTLLSILTRYCVFDVSRTLLILRPYQIAATERILLRVKTGINNNLGGKIQGGGYIWHTTGSGKTLTSFKTAQLASQMEGVAKVLFVVDRKDLDVQTIKEYQRFDPDCVSGNTSTAALTRQLDDPNTRIVVTTIQKLALYVAAAKGKELLKERVVIIFDECHRSQFGDMHRQITKAFKNYHLFGFTGTPIFTANAVSGAPVAKTTEQVFGDKLHTYTIADAIRDENVLPFKVDYVNTVAATEIEDRVVAGIQSEEALLSPERITGVTSYILRHFDEKTKRSEHYTHKGKRLSGFNALFAVASIKAARLYYEEFKRQMALLPENKRLRIATVFSYAPNQEEPDGLLPEEEVSMTGMASTDKDFLAAAIHEYNQEFGCNYNGLGAFEEYYKNLMVRIKEREVDLVIVVNMLLTGFDATTLNTLFVDKNLRMHGLMQAYSRTNRILNSVKTFGNIVCFRNLEDATNESIQLFGDANASSYVLLERYEYYAYKYMDAVAKLRALCPPGERPVGEQAEKEFVELMSAILRLRNVLETFDQWHNGITDENGVPTEPPLADLLPPGQYTDYRSVYVELWEKHRKRTDAEKENIEDDLVFEIELVKQVEINLDYVLHLIGQAREDGKNQGKIRIDPNIMKLVDASPSLRSKRDLIQEFIERVTVAPDTAPEWPEFEEEKRQEELGQIVAIYELDGDALRALVERFGPRGSMRLEGDVLDPVLPSLDMFDPRAATLREKVIDALKAWWGRFGNDNGR, from the coding sequence GTGACCTCCTCGCCCTCCCTTCCCAATGTCCCGTTCACTCCGATCGTTGTTTCCAACGAGCACACGGTGGTGGATGAGTACGTCGCGCCCGTCCGCCCGGACTTGGGTTTCCAGTCGGAGGGAGAACTGGAAGCTGACCTGATAAAGCAGCTTCTCCAGCAGGGTGCCTACTCTCGCCCAAACATCACCAACGAGACCCAGCTAGTCGCTAACCTGCGCGCCCAGCTTGGAGCTCTTAACGACATCGAGTTCACCGATGCTGAGTGGGCGCGCTTCCTGGCGGAGGTCATCGCGAACCCCACGCACGGCTACCTAGAAAAGACACGGTCCATCCAAGAGGACCACATCAAGCTACTAACTCGCGACGACGGCACCACCAAGAACGTGATGCTGCTCGACAAGCAGAACATCCACCGCAACCGCCTTCAGGTCATCAACCAGATGGAGGTTCCGCTCGACTCTGCCGGCGCCCGCACAGCTAACCGCTATGACGTCACCATCCTCGTCAATGGCCTCCCGCTTGTTCACATCGAACTCAAGCGACGCGGCGGCGACCTGCGGGAAGCCTTCAACCAGATCAACCGCTACAAGCGAGAGACGTTCTCTGCCGGCCTTGCCCTCTACGAGTACGTCCAGATCTTCGTGATCTCCAACGGCACGCTCACTAAGTACTACTCGAACTCCACCCACTGGCAGCACATCGACAAGCAGGTTGAGGGCGGCCGGAAGGCAACGTCGTCCAACTCGTGGGAATTCACCTCCTACTGGGCCGCCGCAGACAACAAGCCGATCAACGACCTACGCGACTTCGCCGCCACCTTCCTGACCTCCCACACGCTGCTGAGCATTCTGACCAGGTATTGCGTGTTCGACGTTTCGCGCACGCTCCTTATCCTGCGGCCCTACCAGATCGCGGCCACGGAACGGATCCTGCTGCGCGTCAAGACCGGGATTAACAACAACCTGGGTGGAAAGATTCAGGGCGGCGGCTACATCTGGCACACCACCGGTTCAGGCAAGACCCTCACCTCATTCAAGACCGCGCAGCTTGCCAGCCAGATGGAGGGCGTGGCCAAGGTGCTGTTCGTCGTGGACCGTAAGGACCTAGACGTCCAGACCATCAAGGAGTATCAGCGCTTCGATCCCGACTGCGTGAGCGGGAATACCTCGACCGCCGCGCTGACCCGGCAGCTGGATGACCCCAACACGCGCATCGTGGTAACCACCATCCAAAAGCTCGCGCTCTACGTGGCCGCCGCCAAGGGCAAGGAGCTGCTGAAGGAACGGGTGGTGATCATCTTCGACGAATGCCACCGTTCCCAGTTCGGTGACATGCACCGGCAGATCACCAAGGCGTTCAAGAACTACCACCTGTTTGGTTTCACGGGCACGCCTATCTTCACCGCCAACGCGGTCAGCGGAGCGCCGGTTGCCAAGACCACCGAGCAGGTGTTTGGCGACAAGCTACACACCTACACGATCGCCGATGCGATTCGCGACGAGAACGTGCTGCCCTTCAAGGTTGACTACGTGAACACCGTTGCCGCCACGGAGATCGAAGACCGGGTCGTGGCGGGGATCCAGTCCGAGGAGGCCCTGCTCTCGCCGGAGCGGATCACCGGAGTGACCAGCTACATCCTGCGGCACTTCGACGAAAAGACCAAGCGTAGCGAGCACTACACCCACAAGGGCAAGCGTCTGAGCGGCTTCAACGCGCTATTCGCGGTGGCGTCCATCAAGGCCGCTCGGCTCTACTACGAAGAGTTCAAGCGACAGATGGCGCTGCTTCCCGAAAACAAGCGCCTGCGCATCGCCACCGTGTTCAGCTACGCCCCCAACCAGGAGGAGCCCGACGGCCTACTGCCAGAGGAGGAAGTCTCCATGACTGGCATGGCCTCTACTGACAAGGACTTCCTGGCCGCCGCCATCCACGAATACAACCAAGAGTTCGGCTGCAACTACAATGGACTAGGCGCGTTCGAGGAGTATTACAAGAACCTGATGGTGCGCATCAAGGAACGCGAAGTTGACCTGGTGATTGTGGTCAACATGCTGCTCACCGGGTTCGACGCCACCACGCTCAACACCCTGTTCGTGGACAAGAACCTTCGGATGCACGGCCTCATGCAGGCGTACTCGCGCACCAACCGGATCCTTAACTCCGTTAAGACGTTCGGCAACATCGTCTGCTTCCGCAACCTGGAGGACGCCACCAACGAGTCCATCCAACTATTCGGGGACGCCAACGCGTCGAGCTACGTCCTGCTGGAGCGATACGAGTACTACGCATACAAGTACATGGACGCGGTGGCCAAGCTGCGCGCCCTCTGCCCGCCCGGGGAGCGGCCGGTGGGAGAGCAGGCGGAGAAGGAATTCGTGGAGCTCATGTCCGCGATCCTGCGTCTTCGCAACGTGCTGGAGACGTTTGACCAGTGGCACAACGGCATCACAGACGAGAACGGTGTGCCCACCGAGCCGCCGCTGGCCGATCTCCTGCCGCCCGGTCAGTACACCGACTACCGCAGCGTCTACGTTGAACTCTGGGAAAAGCACCGCAAACGCACCGACGCGGAGAAGGAAAACATCGAGGACGATCTGGTCTTCGAGATCGAACTGGTCAAGCAGGTGGAGATCAACCTGGACTACGTGCTGCACCTGATCGGCCAGGCGCGCGAGGACGGCAAGAACCAGGGAAAGATCCGCATCGACCCGAACATCATGAAGCTAGTGGACGCCAGCCCCTCGCTGCGCTCCAAGCGCGACCTGATCCAGGAGTTCATCGAACGGGTCACCGTCGCCCCGGACACCGCGCCCGAGTGGCCGGAGTTCGAAGAGGAGAAGCGCCAGGAGGAGCTGGGGCAGATCGTCGCCATCTACGAGCTAGACGGCGACGCCCTACGGGCTCTGGTCGAAAGGTTCGGGCCACGCGGATCCATGCGCCTCGAGGGAGACGTACTAGACCCGGTGCTGCCCAGCCTGGACATGTTCGACCCGCGAGCGGCGACGCTACGCGAGAAGGTAATCGACGCCCTCAAGGCGTGGTGGGGCAGGTTCGGGAACGACAACGGGCGGTAG
- a CDS encoding type II toxin-antitoxin system HipA family toxin, with translation MTRVEVYLDVAGVSGQTGVPVLVGHAFFTRSRAGVTTTFAYDPTYLNAGGPNIDPNLTLGSSPQYFPGLLGAFGDTAPDRWGRNLLDKAERLRAAEEKRAPRKLDDLDYLLGVSDNTRQGALWFKAPGGEFVGRASVVPPMVSLPHLLHLADQVSGDEDPGLAVKALLDTGTTGLGGARPKASVTLGDGALAIAKFPHASDQWDVLAWEGVALSILRAAGVGVPEFEVAKVGPRNVLIVRRFDRDRDGTRVPYISAMTALGMRDGEHADYLDLADSVRDLSGSPAHDLGELFDRVVLSVLLGNTDDHLRNHGFLWREGGWSLAPAFDVNPNPHPGARRSTSIMGADTFPEEMDALIGFAEACDVPPADARVRISELRLLVAGWEQYARRAGLAGKDVSVMEEALAQRTAPRPFGA, from the coding sequence ATGACCCGGGTAGAGGTCTATCTGGATGTGGCCGGCGTGTCTGGGCAGACGGGCGTCCCCGTTCTTGTGGGGCACGCGTTCTTCACGCGCAGTAGGGCCGGGGTGACCACCACCTTTGCGTACGACCCCACCTACCTGAACGCGGGCGGACCCAACATAGACCCGAACTTGACCCTGGGCAGCAGCCCGCAGTACTTCCCGGGCTTGTTAGGAGCCTTCGGGGATACGGCCCCCGACAGGTGGGGACGCAACCTTCTGGACAAGGCTGAGCGGCTGCGGGCGGCGGAGGAGAAGCGTGCGCCACGGAAACTGGATGACCTGGACTACCTGCTGGGGGTCTCTGACAACACCCGGCAGGGAGCGTTGTGGTTCAAGGCTCCTGGCGGCGAGTTTGTTGGCAGGGCATCCGTTGTGCCGCCGATGGTTTCTCTGCCGCATCTGTTGCACTTGGCCGATCAGGTCTCGGGGGATGAAGACCCGGGGCTGGCCGTCAAGGCATTGCTGGATACGGGGACCACGGGCCTAGGTGGGGCGCGCCCAAAGGCGTCGGTCACGTTGGGGGATGGGGCTTTGGCGATCGCAAAGTTCCCCCACGCCTCCGACCAGTGGGACGTGCTGGCGTGGGAAGGTGTTGCACTGAGTATCCTGCGGGCAGCGGGCGTGGGGGTGCCGGAGTTCGAGGTGGCAAAGGTGGGGCCGCGCAACGTCCTGATCGTGCGCAGGTTCGACCGTGACCGCGACGGGACAAGGGTGCCCTACATCAGCGCCATGACGGCACTTGGTATGCGCGATGGCGAACACGCCGACTACCTGGACCTGGCTGATTCGGTCCGGGATCTGTCCGGCAGTCCGGCGCATGATCTGGGCGAGTTGTTTGATCGCGTGGTGCTGAGCGTGCTGCTTGGAAATACGGACGATCACCTGCGCAACCACGGTTTTCTGTGGCGCGAGGGAGGGTGGAGCCTGGCCCCCGCCTTTGACGTCAACCCGAACCCGCACCCGGGGGCGCGGCGGTCAACGTCAATCATGGGTGCTGACACGTTCCCGGAGGAGATGGACGCCCTGATCGGATTTGCTGAGGCGTGCGACGTTCCGCCGGCCGACGCAAGGGTGCGCATCTCCGAGTTGCGGCTGCTTGTTGCCGGCTGGGAGCAGTACGCGCGGCGCGCGGGACTTGCCGGGAAAGACGTGTCTGTCATGGAAGAGGCGCTGGCCCAGAGAACGGCGCCGCGTCCGTTCGGGGCGTAG
- a CDS encoding helix-turn-helix domain-containing protein has product MAGYRIQRELKEFGEHIRQWRMVLGVTAQQTVERASISRDTLRKIEQGDPTVSFSSVAQVLRALGQLQAVVDATDPLRTDIGKLRADRLTRRRAQ; this is encoded by the coding sequence GTGGCCGGTTATCGCATCCAGCGGGAGTTGAAGGAGTTCGGTGAGCACATCCGCCAGTGGCGCATGGTGCTGGGAGTGACCGCGCAGCAGACGGTTGAGCGTGCGAGCATCTCGCGCGACACGCTGCGCAAGATCGAACAGGGGGATCCGACTGTGTCCTTCTCCTCGGTCGCGCAGGTCTTGCGCGCGCTGGGGCAGTTGCAGGCGGTGGTGGACGCCACGGACCCGCTGCGAACGGACATCGGAAAGCTGCGCGCGGACCGGCTCACCCGCAGGAGGGCGCAATGA
- a CDS encoding DUF3800 domain-containing protein — MLIAYLDEFGHVGPYWGSDHPKYSHSPVFGYAGFVLPDGYLRQFSKCVHVAKSSYFVNEISDAEDPHSWEKKGAELLTRGAYEKYGSETTRLLVQLAWGLRRNHGRFFFYGELKPRKESPKDRQRIRERSSSALIGAVHRIARFAASQEKNVYIFLDQVDDANRKHAIDVISAQMFAQGQEHMVRLVEIPTQVESSRYAAMQFADWYCALLSRVVKEKLTSNSDFAWAPALLGSVSGACSFVKESRIWNPQAQRAIKSSLLVEGAGRIDLENLDSYEGVGITQRLGDRPAFADIAARIHAASNSVG; from the coding sequence GTGCTGATTGCGTACCTGGATGAGTTTGGTCATGTCGGCCCCTATTGGGGGTCCGACCATCCCAAGTATAGCCATAGTCCAGTCTTTGGCTATGCTGGCTTCGTCCTTCCTGATGGTTATCTTCGCCAGTTTTCCAAGTGTGTCCATGTAGCCAAAAGTAGCTACTTTGTCAACGAAATCAGCGATGCTGAAGATCCCCATTCGTGGGAAAAGAAAGGGGCAGAGCTACTAACTCGCGGCGCATACGAGAAGTATGGGAGCGAGACGACTCGGCTGCTTGTTCAGTTGGCGTGGGGGCTTCGAAGGAATCATGGCAGATTCTTTTTCTATGGCGAGTTGAAGCCGCGCAAAGAAAGCCCCAAGGATAGGCAGCGCATCCGAGAACGGTCGTCGTCAGCGCTTATTGGTGCCGTGCATCGCATTGCCCGTTTCGCGGCAAGTCAAGAGAAAAATGTTTACATTTTCCTAGACCAGGTTGATGACGCTAACAGGAAGCATGCGATCGACGTGATCTCTGCCCAGATGTTTGCGCAAGGTCAAGAGCATATGGTTCGGCTGGTGGAGATTCCTACGCAGGTAGAAAGCTCACGATATGCGGCTATGCAGTTCGCGGACTGGTACTGTGCTCTGCTGTCTAGAGTTGTAAAAGAGAAGCTTACTAGCAATTCTGACTTCGCATGGGCACCTGCTTTGCTTGGTAGTGTAAGTGGGGCGTGCTCATTTGTGAAGGAATCGAGAATCTGGAATCCCCAGGCGCAGAGGGCAATTAAGAGTAGCTTGCTTGTTGAAGGGGCAGGCCGGATAGACCTAGAAAACCTGGACAGTTACGAAGGGGTCGGGATAACCCAACGCTTGGGTGATCGTCCTGCATTCGCGGATATTGCTGCTCGCATTCATGCTGCGTCAAACAGTGTTGGGTAG